From the genome of Candidatus Paceibacterota bacterium, one region includes:
- the mfd gene encoding transcription-repair coupling factor produces MQTLARRLEKGGVLSLDGISAAAQPFLAALVQHLFPARPIVVVTEGLKAQETAQQDLATWLAMAEERAGIPDDPAPKSKGKLKAETRQPKAVPQPSPLTPQPLFYPPWEVLPHEARLPHLDVISERLETLVALTQCATPGAPCPPPIVTSVVALLQRTFRPESIRDRTRTLTGGDRIDPLALVEGLEAQGYEIEAQVTQRGELALRGGILDVYPLTGPWPVRLEFFGDELESLRQFDPLTQISRETIRSVTIPPAGELGLLKRMHAENPEPSTLAPHSFLGSLLDHLPSETILLLCEPELLAERAEEYARLVPEGDPLFMPWGAFQEQAVKRGMTRLEVSEAVPGVDALGNETDEDGTREGPLPLTPALPIIAGSTNDPLTPSLSPSKGERMSFTAGEGEAGITNIQSLEANEASTRPAPALRTPHFESLEPFRPLPERAPEPAVVEVQRREFFAQLHRWLRQGWAVHVFCNNDGERQRFGEIWDEYGLTQEVGPPLQTRTARGPGERGALAPGATSTQVADSRLRTHLGTLARGFLCDAAKLVVVTDAEIFGRYRVQRPRRLKSPHAQATRSALDIDFTELEEGDYVVHVQHGIGRYLGLQVLPAGAGTKPTVGAAATAHVGQECLVIEYAPADTEQPSPRLFVPVTEAHMVSKYVGTGKARPPLNTLGGTRWARAKAQAERAVRDVASDLLAIQAARESQPGHAFAPDTPWQREFEGAFIFEETPDQRQAIGETKADMERPKPMDRLICGDVGFGKTEVGIRAAFKAVLDGKQVAVLVPTTVLAQQHFNTFRERMADYPIRIELLSRFRTRSAQEKVVADLAAGAVDIVIGTHRLLQNDVAFKDLGLVVIDEEQRFGVMHKEKFKMLRRLVDVLTLSATPIPRTLYLALTGARDMSTIQTPPHDRLPVETIVTPYDERVIRDAIQREINRGGQVFFLHNRVMTIATMAQKLQTLLPRARIVVGHGQMHSDDLEEVMTQFVNGEADVLLSTTIIESGLDIPNANTIIIDRADRFGLSDLYQLRGRVGRYKHQAYAYLLLPRHGGLLTDVRKRLSAIKQFSTLGSGFKIAMRDLEIRGAGNLLGAEQSGHITAVGFELYCELLKQSIAGLKGEQIKPRVEVQVRLDFLALGPAEEHSTAEGRSASSEARSQGAAFAYIPFRYISDARQRIEVYRKLAQVTDKAGLNGLERELRDRFGLIPPPLALLLQVAEIKLLASDRAVTEMEVRDDRLMLTRNNDYVMVENMFPRLTRKQAGARLKEIKKLLAAVVSP; encoded by the coding sequence GTGCAAACCTTGGCGCGGCGCCTGGAGAAGGGGGGGGTGTTGTCGCTAGATGGCATCAGCGCCGCGGCGCAACCGTTCCTGGCCGCGCTGGTGCAGCATCTGTTCCCGGCACGCCCGATCGTGGTCGTCACCGAAGGGCTCAAAGCGCAGGAAACGGCACAGCAGGATTTGGCGACGTGGCTGGCGATGGCAGAAGAACGCGCGGGGATTCCCGATGACCCGGCCCCGAAATCCAAGGGCAAGCTGAAGGCCGAGACCCGGCAGCCGAAGGCGGTCCCCCAACCGTCGCCCCTCACCCCCCAGCCCTTATTCTATCCTCCCTGGGAAGTGCTGCCGCATGAAGCTCGGCTCCCGCACTTGGACGTCATCAGCGAGCGCCTGGAGACGTTGGTCGCGCTCACGCAATGCGCAACCCCCGGTGCGCCATGTCCGCCCCCCATCGTCACCAGCGTTGTGGCACTGCTCCAGCGCACGTTCCGGCCCGAGTCAATCCGCGATCGCACACGCACGCTGACGGGCGGCGACCGCATTGATCCGCTGGCGTTGGTCGAGGGGCTCGAAGCGCAGGGGTATGAGATTGAGGCGCAAGTGACTCAGCGGGGCGAGCTTGCCCTGCGCGGCGGAATCCTGGACGTCTATCCGCTCACTGGCCCCTGGCCCGTGCGACTCGAATTCTTCGGCGACGAGCTGGAATCATTGCGGCAGTTTGATCCGCTAACACAAATTTCGCGGGAGACAATCAGATCAGTCACTATCCCGCCTGCGGGAGAGCTGGGCCTTCTCAAGCGGATGCATGCAGAAAATCCTGAGCCCTCAACCCTCGCCCCTCATTCCTTTCTCGGATCACTGCTGGACCACCTGCCATCAGAGACAATACTGCTGTTGTGCGAACCGGAGCTACTGGCGGAGCGGGCTGAGGAATACGCCAGGCTGGTTCCAGAGGGAGATCCTTTATTCATGCCGTGGGGAGCCTTTCAAGAGCAGGCTGTTAAGCGCGGGATGACCCGGCTGGAAGTAAGTGAGGCCGTGCCAGGCGTGGATGCTTTGGGAAACGAGACGGATGAAGACGGAACCCGGGAGGGCCCTCTCCCCCTCACACCAGCCCTTCCCATTATCGCCGGCAGCACGAACGATCCCCTCACCCCTTCCCTCTCCCCCTCCAAGGGGGAAAGGATGTCATTTACGGCGGGTGAGGGGGAAGCTGGCATTACCAATATCCAATCGCTTGAAGCAAACGAGGCAAGCACCCGTCCGGCACCCGCGCTCCGCACTCCGCACTTCGAAAGCCTGGAACCATTTCGTCCGCTGCCAGAACGCGCGCCCGAGCCGGCGGTAGTAGAGGTGCAGCGGCGGGAGTTCTTCGCCCAACTCCACCGCTGGCTGCGCCAAGGCTGGGCGGTGCATGTGTTCTGCAACAATGACGGCGAGCGCCAGCGATTCGGCGAGATTTGGGATGAATACGGCCTGACGCAGGAAGTCGGGCCGCCCCTGCAAACCAGGACGGCTCGTGGTCCGGGCGAGCGGGGCGCCCTTGCGCCCGGTGCCACCAGCACTCAGGTTGCAGACTCCAGGCTTCGGACACACTTGGGCACGCTGGCCCGAGGCTTTCTATGCGACGCGGCGAAGCTGGTGGTGGTGACCGATGCGGAGATCTTTGGGCGTTACAGGGTACAGCGCCCCCGGCGGCTGAAGTCGCCGCACGCACAAGCCACACGCTCAGCGCTGGACATTGATTTTACCGAACTTGAGGAAGGCGACTATGTCGTGCACGTCCAGCATGGCATTGGGCGCTACCTCGGGCTGCAAGTCCTGCCCGCGGGCGCGGGCACGAAGCCGACCGTAGGCGCCGCCGCGACCGCTCATGTTGGCCAGGAATGCCTCGTGATCGAATACGCCCCGGCCGACACGGAGCAGCCGTCGCCCAGGCTCTTTGTGCCGGTCACCGAAGCGCACATGGTCAGCAAATATGTCGGCACCGGCAAGGCGCGCCCTCCCCTCAACACGCTGGGCGGCACACGTTGGGCAAGGGCCAAGGCGCAGGCCGAACGGGCGGTGCGGGATGTCGCCAGCGATTTGCTCGCTATCCAGGCCGCCCGCGAATCGCAGCCGGGCCACGCCTTCGCGCCGGACACCCCCTGGCAGAGGGAGTTTGAGGGCGCCTTTATCTTCGAGGAAACGCCCGACCAGCGCCAGGCCATTGGGGAGACCAAGGCCGATATGGAGCGTCCCAAGCCGATGGACCGCCTGATTTGCGGCGATGTCGGCTTCGGCAAGACCGAGGTCGGCATTCGGGCCGCGTTCAAAGCGGTGCTGGACGGCAAACAGGTGGCGGTGCTGGTTCCCACAACGGTCCTGGCGCAACAACACTTCAACACCTTCCGAGAGCGCATGGCCGATTACCCGATACGGATCGAACTGCTCTCGCGCTTCCGCACCCGCAGCGCCCAGGAGAAGGTGGTCGCCGACCTGGCGGCCGGCGCGGTGGATATTGTGATCGGCACTCACCGGCTCCTCCAAAACGACGTCGCGTTCAAGGACCTTGGCCTGGTGGTGATTGACGAGGAACAGCGCTTCGGCGTGATGCACAAGGAGAAGTTCAAGATGCTGCGCCGGCTGGTGGATGTGCTCACGCTCAGCGCCACGCCTATTCCCCGCACGCTCTACCTGGCGCTGACGGGCGCGCGGGATATGAGCACGATTCAGACCCCCCCGCACGACCGGCTCCCGGTGGAGACTATCGTCACCCCCTACGACGAGCGCGTCATCCGGGACGCCATCCAGCGGGAGATCAACCGCGGCGGGCAAGTGTTCTTCCTGCATAACCGGGTGATGACCATTGCGACCATGGCTCAAAAGCTGCAGACGCTGCTGCCGCGCGCCCGGATTGTCGTCGGACACGGCCAGATGCACAGCGATGATCTAGAGGAGGTGATGACGCAGTTCGTCAATGGCGAGGCCGATGTGCTGCTGTCCACTACCATCATCGAAAGCGGGCTGGATATCCCGAATGCCAATACGATCATCATTGACCGCGCCGACCGGTTCGGGCTCAGCGACCTCTACCAATTGCGCGGCCGGGTCGGCCGCTACAAGCACCAGGCCTATGCTTACCTGCTGCTGCCGCGCCACGGGGGGCTGCTCACGGACGTGCGCAAGCGCTTGAGCGCGATCAAGCAATTTTCAACCCTGGGCAGCGGCTTCAAGATCGCCATGCGCGACCTGGAAATCCGCGGCGCGGGAAACCTGCTGGGCGCCGAGCAGAGCGGGCACATCACGGCGGTGGGATTTGAACTCTACTGCGAGTTGCTCAAGCAGAGCATCGCCGGGTTAAAGGGCGAGCAGATCAAGCCGCGGGTCGAGGTGCAGGTGCGGCTGGACTTCCTGGCGCTGGGACCGGCCGAGGAGCACTCGACGGCTGAAGGCCGCAGTGCAAGCTCGGAGGCCCGCAGCCAAGGCGCAGCTTTCGCTTATATTCCGTTCCGCTACATATCCGATGCGCGCCAGCGCATCGAGGTTTACCGGAAGCTGGCCCAAGTGACAGACAAGGCGGGGCTCAACGGCCTGGAGCGGGAACTGCGCGACCGGTTTGGCTTGATACCACCGCCATTGGCGCTGCTGCTCCAAGTGGCGGAAATCAAGTTGCTGGCGAGCGATCGGGCCGTCACCGAGATGGAGGTCCGGGACGACCGACTCATGCTCACCCGGAATAACGACTACGTCATGGTAGAAAACATGTTTCCGCGCCTGACCCGAAAGCAGGCCGGGGCGCGCTTGAAAGAGATCAAGAAGCTTCTGGCGGCAGTAGTGTCCCCTTAG
- the guaA gene encoding glutamine-hydrolyzing GMP synthase, translating to MTEQIVILDFGSQYTQVIARRVRECNVYSVILRYDTPAREITRLNPKGLILSGGPSSVYAKNAPLPDRAIFQLGIPVLGICYGVQLLAQYLGGKVEPGQKREYGKGTLRIKSPSCPLLAKLPTTLQVWNSHGDKLTKLPAGFKAVAVTENSAYAAIENRAAKMFGLQFHPEVVHTPRGREIIARFVHNICGCGKGWTMRNYIEQAVEAVRAQVGHEKVILGLSGGVDSSVAAALLHRAIGHQLTCIFVNNGVLRGREAQVVREVFGRHFKLNLQYEDASRLFLRRLKGVTDPERKRKVIGRTFIEVFEAATRRAGKAKFLAQGTLYPDVIESVPIGGNPAAMIKSHHNVGGLPRKMKFQLVEPLKCLFKDEVRQLGLELGLPREIVWRQPFPGPGLAVRILGEVTPQRLEILRNADAIVIEEMKRSGWYRRIWQSFAVLLPVRSVGVMGDERTYDYTIALRAVESQDGMTADWVKLPYNLLEKLSNRIINEVKGVNRVCLDITSKPPGTIEWE from the coding sequence GTGACGGAGCAGATTGTCATCCTGGACTTCGGTTCGCAGTACACGCAGGTCATTGCGCGCCGCGTCCGCGAGTGCAACGTCTATTCGGTCATCCTGCGCTATGACACGCCCGCGCGCGAAATCACGCGGCTCAATCCCAAGGGGCTGATCCTGTCGGGCGGCCCCTCCAGCGTCTATGCAAAGAACGCGCCGCTGCCGGACCGGGCCATTTTCCAGCTTGGCATCCCGGTGCTGGGCATCTGCTACGGCGTTCAACTCCTGGCGCAGTATCTCGGAGGAAAGGTCGAGCCGGGCCAGAAGCGCGAATATGGCAAAGGCACGCTGCGGATCAAGAGCCCCTCCTGCCCCCTGTTGGCAAAGTTGCCGACCACTTTGCAGGTCTGGAACTCCCACGGCGACAAGCTGACGAAGCTTCCCGCCGGATTCAAAGCGGTCGCCGTGACGGAAAACTCAGCCTACGCGGCCATTGAGAATCGCGCGGCGAAGATGTTCGGCTTGCAGTTCCACCCGGAGGTGGTTCATACGCCGCGCGGACGCGAAATCATCGCTCGCTTCGTCCACAATATCTGCGGCTGCGGCAAGGGCTGGACGATGCGCAACTACATCGAGCAAGCCGTCGAAGCCGTCCGCGCGCAAGTCGGTCACGAAAAGGTGATCCTGGGTCTGAGCGGCGGGGTGGATTCAAGCGTAGCGGCGGCCCTGCTGCACCGGGCCATCGGGCATCAGCTTACGTGCATCTTCGTCAACAACGGTGTGTTGCGCGGACGCGAAGCACAGGTGGTGCGGGAGGTTTTTGGCCGCCATTTCAAGCTCAATCTTCAGTACGAGGACGCGTCGCGTCTATTCCTGCGCCGGCTCAAAGGTGTGACCGACCCCGAAAGGAAGCGCAAGGTCATCGGCCGGACGTTCATCGAAGTGTTCGAAGCGGCGACGCGGCGGGCCGGCAAGGCGAAATTCCTGGCGCAGGGCACGCTCTACCCCGACGTCATCGAATCGGTGCCTATCGGTGGAAATCCCGCGGCCATGATAAAGAGCCATCACAACGTCGGCGGGCTGCCCCGGAAGATGAAGTTCCAGTTGGTCGAGCCCCTCAAGTGCCTTTTCAAGGACGAGGTGCGGCAACTCGGACTCGAACTGGGCCTGCCGCGCGAAATCGTATGGCGCCAGCCGTTCCCGGGGCCGGGCCTGGCGGTGCGGATTCTCGGCGAGGTCACGCCGCAACGCCTGGAAATACTGCGCAACGCTGATGCCATCGTGATCGAGGAGATGAAGCGGAGCGGCTGGTATCGCCGAATTTGGCAGAGCTTTGCCGTGCTCCTGCCGGTGCGCAGTGTCGGGGTGATGGGCGACGAGCGGACTTACGATTACACCATCGCGCTGCGGGCCGTGGAATCGCAGGACGGCATGACCGCCGATTGGGTAAAGCTGCCTTACAACCTCCTGGAGAAGCTCTCCAACCGCATTATCAACGAAGTCAAAGGCGTCAACCGCGTCTGCCTCGACATCACCAGCAAGCCCCCGGGGACGATCGAGTGGGAGTGA
- a CDS encoding Gfo/Idh/MocA family oxidoreductase, with protein MNQDRPISRRAFLEKAATITAIGFAAPHLVAGAQPAARPKPGPNSRIHVGLIGCGGMGRANLANCAKEPDVVITAACDVWESRRAAVVQQFKDTCKGYRDFQQMLQQPDLDAVIIATPPHWHALNAIAACEAGKDIYLQKPMTRHLAESFAVRNAVKKHNRISQVGTQIHASENYRRVVELIRSGNLGPVSTIRTFNVMNQLPDGVGQSPPTPQPAGLDWDLWCGPAPLRPFNPILANNSYNHCSWMEYSGGWTPGMAPHIIDLPVWALDLGFPLSTSSSGGRYLLKDDGDAYDNHEVLWQYPGLTMTWMSSLTNSYGFDFEGDPKPRRRLGMYFHGANGTLAADYGTLKVIPEGDKMNGFETPPQSIPPSPGHEREWLDCIKSRQQPSCSVFYHMRVDVPIALSLLSLKLGRTIRFDARSERIVGDTEAARLAVPRYRAPWKFPKTYLNT; from the coding sequence ATGAATCAGGATCGCCCCATCAGTCGCCGCGCCTTTCTGGAGAAGGCTGCCACCATCACTGCCATCGGCTTTGCCGCCCCGCACCTGGTCGCCGGCGCACAGCCTGCCGCCCGGCCCAAGCCCGGCCCCAATAGCCGCATTCACGTTGGCCTCATCGGATGCGGTGGCATGGGCCGCGCGAACCTCGCCAACTGCGCCAAAGAGCCTGATGTTGTCATCACCGCTGCTTGCGATGTATGGGAATCCCGCCGCGCCGCGGTTGTTCAGCAGTTCAAGGACACCTGCAAAGGCTACCGCGATTTCCAGCAGATGCTCCAGCAACCGGACCTCGACGCGGTCATCATCGCCACCCCGCCGCACTGGCATGCCCTGAATGCGATCGCGGCCTGCGAGGCCGGCAAGGATATCTACCTGCAGAAACCGATGACCCGGCACCTGGCGGAAAGCTTCGCCGTCCGCAACGCGGTGAAGAAACACAACCGCATCAGCCAGGTCGGCACGCAGATTCACGCGAGCGAGAATTACCGGCGCGTCGTCGAACTCATCCGCTCGGGCAACCTGGGTCCGGTCAGCACCATCCGGACCTTCAACGTCATGAACCAACTGCCCGACGGCGTGGGCCAAAGCCCACCCACGCCGCAACCCGCCGGACTCGACTGGGACCTGTGGTGCGGCCCCGCCCCGCTGCGACCATTCAATCCCATCCTTGCCAACAACTCCTACAATCATTGCTCGTGGATGGAATACAGCGGTGGTTGGACGCCGGGAATGGCGCCGCACATCATTGATCTGCCGGTCTGGGCGCTGGACCTTGGTTTCCCGCTGAGCACAAGCTCCTCCGGCGGCCGTTACTTGCTCAAAGACGATGGCGACGCCTATGACAATCACGAGGTCCTTTGGCAATACCCAGGCCTGACAATGACCTGGATGAGTTCACTCACCAACAGCTACGGCTTCGACTTCGAGGGCGACCCCAAGCCACGGCGCCGCCTGGGCATGTACTTCCACGGCGCCAACGGGACGCTGGCCGCGGACTACGGCACACTTAAAGTCATCCCCGAAGGCGACAAGATGAACGGCTTTGAAACGCCGCCCCAATCCATCCCCCCATCACCGGGCCACGAGCGCGAGTGGCTTGATTGCATTAAGTCCCGCCAGCAGCCCTCTTGCAGCGTGTTCTATCACATGCGGGTAGACGTGCCGATCGCACTGAGCCTCCTTTCCCTGAAGCTGGGCCGGACCATACGCTTCGACGCCAGGTCTGAGAGAATTGTCGGTGATACCGAAGCTGCCCGACTCGCCGTCCCGAGATATCGCGCCCCTTGGAAGTTCCCCAAAACCTACCTCAATACCTGA
- a CDS encoding discoidin domain-containing protein: MKSNSLTRFSLLFGAGAMLIGICGSQGAAAQADRISLAGRWQFRLDRRNAGIEERWFERSLPDGINLPGSLSAQGIGDDVSVATKWTGSIVDKSWFTAPEYAEHRKPGNVKVPFWLQPEKYYAGAAWYQREIEFPPAWRGRRIVLTLERPHWETRVWVDGEAFGSNRSLSTPHEYDLSTTPAAGKHRLTIRVDNSLVVDVGENSHCISDHTQGNWNGIVGDVSLRATAPVWIEDVQVYPNVATRSVRVVVTATNAARQRFEGKLSLFFERDGKAARLPVSQNLDTPAADLTTKAEATLAPDAPLWDEFTPSLHTVRAQLRGEVGGQIVASEREVTFGLRQITTDGTQFLINGRKTFFRGTLECCIFPLTGHPPTEVESWKRIIRIAKAYGLNLIRFHSYCPPEAAFVAADELGFYYQVETCWPNQSTSLGDGKPVDRWVYDETDRILKAYGNHPSFVLMPHGNEPGGQNAAAYLAKWVEHFKTQDPRRLWSSGAGWPQLPENQFHVTPDPRVQHWGAGLKSRINAQPPETQTDYRDYIQKRTVPVISHEIGQWCVYPNFDEISKYRGCLKPKNFEIFRQTLRAHGMGDLAHRFLLASGKLQTLCYKEDIESALRTPGMGGFQLLDLHDFPGQGTALVGVLDPFWDEKGYVTAKEYSRFCNRTVPLARLGKRVFTTDEKLEADIEVAHFGPAPLKEVATTWTLVGDDQRVVAGGELPVSDIAIGNGIGRGRASIDLQEVPAPARYRLVVTLNQPSRGSAPAPEFQNDWDVWVYPPKVDTHPLPDSLVTEVLDDRALAALEAGGKVLLMLPPNRVKGDRHGKVALGFSSIFWNTAWTRRQPPTTLGILCDPKHPALAEFPTDFHSNWQWWHLVSRAGAMILKDLPRELQPIVQVIDDWVTGRKLGLVFEAKVAKGRVLVCSIDLRNHLDQNPVARQMLHSLLGYMAGSDFNPKVAVNKDALAGLLDRVSPSKLAALGAKVLEADSEDGANGNVAANAIDGNPNTIWHTRWQPRSDPMPHHLIIDLGHPVALSGITYLPRQDGANGRIAECEIYCSSDPTSWAAPTATATWPDSTQLQAVRFEKPIRARYVKLVARSEVNGRPYASIAELDVLTDEQ, translated from the coding sequence ATGAAGAGCAACTCTTTAACCCGCTTCTCACTCCTGTTTGGTGCCGGCGCAATGCTCATCGGCATCTGTGGCTCCCAAGGGGCGGCGGCCCAGGCCGACCGCATCTCGCTGGCCGGACGATGGCAGTTCAGATTGGATCGCCGCAACGCTGGAATCGAGGAACGGTGGTTCGAGCGGTCGCTCCCGGACGGGATCAATCTGCCCGGCTCGCTGTCCGCTCAAGGCATCGGTGATGACGTGTCGGTCGCAACCAAATGGACGGGGAGCATCGTGGACAAGTCCTGGTTCACCGCGCCGGAATATGCCGAGCATCGGAAGCCGGGTAACGTCAAAGTCCCATTCTGGCTCCAGCCGGAGAAGTATTACGCCGGCGCGGCCTGGTACCAGCGGGAGATTGAGTTCCCACCGGCCTGGCGTGGCAGGCGGATTGTGCTGACCCTGGAGCGACCGCATTGGGAAACCCGCGTTTGGGTGGATGGCGAGGCGTTCGGTTCCAACCGCAGCCTTTCGACGCCGCATGAATACGATCTCAGCACGACGCCGGCCGCCGGCAAACACCGGCTCACCATCCGGGTGGACAACAGCCTGGTGGTGGATGTGGGCGAAAACTCCCACTGCATCAGCGATCACACGCAGGGCAATTGGAACGGGATCGTGGGGGACGTCAGCCTGCGGGCGACTGCGCCGGTGTGGATTGAGGACGTGCAGGTCTATCCGAATGTGGCGACAAGATCGGTGCGCGTCGTCGTGACCGCCACCAACGCCGCTCGGCAGCGTTTCGAGGGGAAGCTGTCGCTCTTCTTTGAGCGTGATGGAAAGGCCGCACGCCTGCCCGTCAGCCAGAATCTCGATACACCTGCCGCTGACCTGACCACCAAGGCCGAAGCTACGCTCGCTCCGGATGCGCCACTGTGGGATGAGTTCACGCCCAGCCTTCATACCGTCCGCGCCCAGCTCCGCGGCGAAGTCGGCGGGCAAATCGTCGCGAGCGAACGCGAGGTCACCTTCGGCCTGCGCCAAATCACCACTGATGGCACGCAGTTCCTCATCAATGGCCGCAAGACCTTTTTCCGCGGCACACTTGAATGCTGCATCTTTCCGCTCACGGGCCATCCGCCCACCGAGGTGGAATCCTGGAAGCGCATCATCCGCATCGCCAAAGCCTACGGGCTCAATCTGATCCGGTTTCACTCCTACTGCCCGCCGGAAGCAGCTTTTGTCGCGGCGGACGAACTCGGTTTCTATTACCAGGTCGAGACGTGCTGGCCTAACCAATCCACCTCCCTTGGCGACGGCAAGCCGGTGGACCGGTGGGTTTATGATGAGACGGACCGCATCCTTAAGGCTTACGGCAATCACCCCTCCTTCGTGCTAATGCCCCACGGCAACGAGCCCGGCGGTCAGAACGCCGCCGCTTACCTGGCCAAATGGGTGGAGCACTTCAAAACGCAGGACCCGCGCCGCCTTTGGTCGAGCGGCGCCGGCTGGCCGCAGCTGCCAGAGAATCAGTTCCACGTCACCCCCGACCCGCGCGTGCAGCATTGGGGCGCAGGACTCAAGTCGCGCATCAACGCCCAGCCGCCGGAAACGCAGACGGATTACCGGGATTACATCCAGAAACGCACCGTCCCCGTCATCAGCCATGAGATCGGCCAGTGGTGCGTCTATCCCAACTTCGACGAGATTTCCAAGTACCGGGGCTGCCTGAAGCCGAAGAACTTCGAGATTTTCCGCCAAACGTTGCGCGCGCACGGCATGGGCGATCTCGCGCATCGGTTCCTGCTTGCGTCCGGAAAGCTGCAGACGCTCTGTTACAAGGAGGACATCGAGTCCGCGCTGCGCACGCCGGGCATGGGGGGCTTCCAACTGCTCGACCTGCACGATTTCCCCGGCCAAGGCACGGCGCTGGTCGGCGTGCTCGATCCGTTTTGGGACGAAAAGGGTTACGTCACTGCGAAAGAATACAGCCGTTTCTGCAACCGCACCGTGCCTTTGGCGCGCCTGGGCAAGCGCGTGTTTACCACCGACGAGAAACTCGAAGCGGACATCGAAGTCGCCCACTTCGGCCCGGCCCCGCTTAAGGAAGTCGCTACGACCTGGACGCTGGTGGGGGACGATCAAAGAGTCGTTGCCGGCGGCGAGCTCCCGGTTTCTGACATCGCAATCGGCAACGGGATAGGCCGGGGCCGCGCAAGCATTGACCTGCAAGAGGTGCCGGCTCCCGCTCGTTACAGGCTGGTGGTGACTCTCAACCAGCCTTCCAGGGGTTCAGCCCCGGCCCCCGAGTTTCAGAATGACTGGGACGTATGGGTCTATCCGCCCAAAGTGGATACTCATCCGTTACCGGACTCTCTGGTGACCGAGGTCCTGGACGACCGGGCGCTGGCAGCGCTTGAAGCCGGCGGCAAGGTGCTGCTGATGCTTCCGCCGAACAGAGTCAAGGGCGACAGGCATGGCAAGGTCGCGCTAGGCTTCTCGAGCATCTTCTGGAATACGGCGTGGACCCGCCGACAACCGCCTACGACGCTTGGGATCTTGTGCGACCCCAAACATCCGGCCCTGGCGGAATTCCCAACTGACTTCCACAGCAATTGGCAATGGTGGCACCTCGTCAGCCGGGCTGGCGCCATGATCCTCAAGGACCTGCCCAGGGAATTGCAACCGATCGTGCAAGTCATAGACGACTGGGTGACGGGCCGCAAACTCGGCCTGGTGTTCGAGGCGAAAGTCGCAAAGGGCAGGGTTCTGGTCTGCAGCATTGATTTGAGAAACCACCTCGACCAAAACCCCGTCGCCCGGCAGATGCTCCACAGTCTGCTCGGCTACATGGCCGGTTCCGACTTCAACCCGAAGGTCGCCGTCAACAAGGACGCCTTGGCCGGGCTGCTGGACCGGGTTTCACCCTCGAAACTCGCGGCGTTGGGAGCCAAAGTACTCGAGGCCGACAGCGAGGACGGCGCAAACGGGAACGTCGCGGCGAACGCGATTGACGGCAACCCCAACACCATTTGGCACACGCGCTGGCAGCCGCGCAGCGACCCCATGCCGCACCATCTGATCATTGATCTGGGACACCCCGTGGCGCTCAGCGGCATTACCTATCTGCCGCGCCAGGACGGCGCCAATGGCCGCATCGCCGAATGCGAAATCTACTGCAGCTCCGACCCAACTTCATGGGCCGCGCCGACGGCCACGGCGACATGGCCCGACAGCACCCAGCTTCAGGCGGTGCGCTTCGAGAAACCGATCCGCGCGCGGTACGTGAAGCTGGTGGCCCGGTCCGAAGTCAACGGCAGGCCTTACGCCAGCATCGCGGAGTTGGACGTGCTGACGGACGAGCAATAG